The window GCGGTGTATTTCGACCAGGTCGAGATCGCGGTGCCGGTGGCGCGGACGGTGGCCGATGCCACCAGGGGCACGCTGGTGCTGGACCTGCAGGGCTGCCAGGACGGCGGCATCTGCTATCCCCCGATGAACCGGCGGCTGGCGGTGTCGTTGCCTGCGGGCAAGATCACGCCCGCAGTCTCGAGCGAATCAGGCACAGCGGTCACCCGAGCTGCCGCTTTCGACGACAGCATTGATCCAGGCGCGGCAAGCGATGCGCCGATCGCAACAGCGATTTCGACCGACGATGCCACTGCCGTCGACCGCGACACCGCACCACCCACTGACGCCGAACGCACGCCCCCGCCGCAGCAACAGACCCACGGCCTGCTTGTTTCGCTGCTGCTGGCCCTGTTCGGCGGCCTGATCCTCAACCTGATGCCCTGCGTGTTGCCGGTGCTGTCGCTGAAAGCCTTGTCGCTGGCCCAGAGCGGTGCAAGCCGCGAAAGCGCGCGACGTCACGCACTGGCTTACACCGCCGGGGTGATGGTCAGCTTCGCTGCGCTGGGCGCGCTGGCGCTGGCCTTGCGCAAGGCCGGCCTGGCACTGGGCTGGGGCTTCCAGTTGCAGCAGCCGCTGGTCGTTGCACTGCTTGCGCTGGTGGTCTTCGCCTTCGGCCTGAGCCTGTCCGGCCTGTGGTACGCCAATGTCGGCATCGGCCAGCGCGGCAGCGCGCTGGTGCAACGCGACGGCGTCTCCGGCGATTTCTTCACCGGCGTGCTGGCGGTGGTGCTTGCCACGCCGTGCACGGCTCCATTCATGGGTGCGGCGCTTGGCTATGCGTTCACCGGCCCGACCGTCGGCGGGATGCTGGTGTTCCTGATGCTGGGCTTGGGCCTGGCCTTGCCATTCCTGTTGATCGGCTTCGTCCCCGCCTTCGCGCGCTTGCTGCCGAAGCCGGGCGCATGGATGGAAACGCTGAAGCAGTTGCTTGCATTCCCGATGTACGCCACCGCCGCGTGGCTGGTCTGGGTGCTGGCCAAGCAACGCGGCGCGGATGCCGCCGGGCTGTGGATGGCGGCGGCGATCGCGCTGGCGCTGGGTGCGTGGGCATGGACGCGGCTGCGGAGCGGCGGCGGGCATGGCTGGCTTGTGGTCGCCCTGGTCGCGCTGCTCGGCACTGGCTGGCCGCTGCTGAAACTGCACCAGTTGCCGAAGGCGCAGCCGACAGGCGCGGCAACCCACAGCGGCATCGCCAGCGTCGCGTTTTCGGAACAGGCGCTGGCCGACCTGCGCGCGCAGGGCCGGGTCGTCTTCGTCAACATGACCGCGGACTGGTGCGTGAGCTGCAAAGCCAACGAGAAGACCGTGTTCGCCCGCGACGGCTTCCGCAATGCGTTGGAATCAGCCGATGCGGTGTACATGGTCGGCGACTACACCGACGTCGATCCCGCCATCACCGCCTACCTTGAGCGACACAAGGCTGTGGGCGTGCCGCTCTACGTGGTCTATCCGCGCAGCGGCGGCGAAGGCGCGATCCTGCCGGTGATCCTGACTCCGGGCATCGCTGAAGCTGCGTTGGCGCAGGCCGCGAGCGGCCGCTGATGCCGTCGAACAAACTGATCCTGGTCGTTGCCCTGCTGGGCGCATTGGCCGGTACGGCCGCAAGCCTGTACTTCGAACCCACCATCGCCGCCCGTCTGGCGGGCACCGAACTGGGACAGCGCGTGCTCGGCGCGGTGCTGGAAGCGAAAGCGCCAGCACCAACTACTGGCGTGATCATCGCCAAACGTGGCGATATCGTGCCGACAATGACGCTCGCGACCCTCGATGGCACGCAGGCGGAGATCCCGACCGCCTGGGCCGGCAAGACGACTCTGGTCAATTTCTGGGCCAGCTGGTGCGCGCCCTGCCTGAAAGAGATGCCGGAACTGCAGGCATACGCAGACGAACAGGCAGCGAATGGCACGCAAGTCGTCGGCATCGCGTTGGATGATGCAGCCTCCGCGCGGGCCATGATGGAACGACTCGGTGTTACCTACGCCAACCTTATGGCCCCCCCGGCCCCGCAGATGCCAGCGTCCGCCTGGGCAATCCCGCGGGCGTGCTGCCCTACTCCGTGCTGGTGTCCGCGGATGGGCGCGTGCTCAGAACCAAGATCGGGCCTTTCGAAGACGAAGCCGACATCGCTGCCTGGGCGCAGTGATGTCGGGCTGAGGGGTATACGCAGCCACTCCGTCCAGTCATCCACGACTGAGTCGCGGGCGCGGGCCTTCCATGGCCCGCCCTGCGTATACCCCCAGCCCGACATCACTGCGCGACACAATCACGCTGTTTTAGAGCCTTCGCTCAAACAAGCGCTTAAAATTCGATTATCCGTGGCAAGTTCGCCGAACTGGACAGCATCGCCAGCCTGCGCGACACTGCCCACCCGTTCGGACGTGCACTATCGATGGCGCAGCTGCTGGTCCTGCATGGCCCCAACCTCGACCTGCTCGGCACCCGCGAGCCCGACGTCTACGGGCGCACCACCCTGGCCGACATCGATGCCGACCTCGCCGCGCGCGCCTCCGCCGCCGGCCACGCCTTGCAATCGTTCCAGTCGAACGCCGAGCACCTGCTGATCGAACGCATCCACGCCGCCCGCAATGACGGCACCGCCTTCATCCTGTTCAACCCGGCCGCCTTCACCCACACCTCGGTCGCCCTGCGCGACGCGCTGGCCGCGGTGGCCATCCCCTTCATCGAGATCCACCTGTCGAACCCGCATACCCGCGAACCGTTCCGCCAGCACAGCTATTTCAGCGACAAGGCGGTCGGCGTGGTCTGCGGGTTCGGTGCGGATTCCTATCGCTACGCCCTCGATGCCGCGCTTGCGCGGCTCGCGGCCTGACCCAAGAGGACCGTTCCATGGACCTGCGCAAGATCAAGAAGCTGATCGACCTGCTGGAAGAATCCAACCTGGCCGAAATCGAGATCAAGGAAGGCGAGGAATCCGTGCGCCTGGCCCGGGTCCCGAAGGGCGGTGGCTACATGCAGGCGTCCGCGCCGATGGTCCAACACGCCGCGCCTGCACCGGCCGCCGCACCCGCGCAGGTGATGCCGATGCAGTCGCCGTCGGAAGCCGCCACCGGCGGCTCGCACAAGCCGCACACCGACCTGCCCGCGGGCCACGTGGTGCGCGCGCCGATGGTGGGCACGTACTACGGCAGCCCGTCGCCGGACAAGCCGGCCTTCGTCAGCGTGGGCCAGGCAGTCAAGGCCGGCGAGACCCTGGGCATCATCGAGGCGATGAAGATGTTCAACCCGATCGAGGCCGACGTCTCCGGCACCGTGCTGGCGATCAAGTGCGAAAGCGGGCAGCCGGTCGAATTCGACCAGCCTCTCTTTGTTATCGGGTAAGCGGGGGTTCCCATGCTCGATAAAGTCGTCATCGCCAACCGCGGCGAGATCGCGCTGCGCATCCTGCGCGCCTGCCACGCGCTCGGCATCCGCACGGTCGCCGTGCATTCCACCGTGGACCGCAACCTCAAGCACGTGGCGATGGCCGACGAA of the Thermomonas carbonis genome contains:
- a CDS encoding protein-disulfide reductase DsbD family protein, with amino-acid sequence MTALPTRLRRWLAALVLLAVLPAAALPAFADDLELPPVDEVFVLSAQATARDRIEVRWQIADKYYLYRHRTSVKADAAFTSATLALPKGKAYRDEFFGDVETYRQQLVGTLTGVPANGATTATLTVKYQGCADAGICYPPQTRTLKVLLPPPESGGEDTWAGYAGNNRPIRQLIPTGGNPGATDALPLPAEQAFTTEVIAGDGNTLLLRLTPARGYYLYRDKLSVKLEAGKGLSAALPPASKLPKAKPYRDEHFGNVAVYFDQVEIAVPVARTVADATRGTLVLDLQGCQDGGICYPPMNRRLAVSLPAGKITPAVSSESGTAVTRAAAFDDSIDPGAASDAPIATAISTDDATAVDRDTAPPTDAERTPPPQQQTHGLLVSLLLALFGGLILNLMPCVLPVLSLKALSLAQSGASRESARRHALAYTAGVMVSFAALGALALALRKAGLALGWGFQLQQPLVVALLALVVFAFGLSLSGLWYANVGIGQRGSALVQRDGVSGDFFTGVLAVVLATPCTAPFMGAALGYAFTGPTVGGMLVFLMLGLGLALPFLLIGFVPAFARLLPKPGAWMETLKQLLAFPMYATAAWLVWVLAKQRGADAAGLWMAAAIALALGAWAWTRLRSGGGHGWLVVALVALLGTGWPLLKLHQLPKAQPTGAATHSGIASVAFSEQALADLRAQGRVVFVNMTADWCVSCKANEKTVFARDGFRNALESADAVYMVGDYTDVDPAITAYLERHKAVGVPLYVVYPRSGGEGAILPVILTPGIAEAALAQAASGR
- the aroQ gene encoding type II 3-dehydroquinate dehydratase, yielding MAQLLVLHGPNLDLLGTREPDVYGRTTLADIDADLAARASAAGHALQSFQSNAEHLLIERIHAARNDGTAFILFNPAAFTHTSVALRDALAAVAIPFIEIHLSNPHTREPFRQHSYFSDKAVGVVCGFGADSYRYALDAALARLAA
- the accB gene encoding acetyl-CoA carboxylase biotin carboxyl carrier protein → MDLRKIKKLIDLLEESNLAEIEIKEGEESVRLARVPKGGGYMQASAPMVQHAAPAPAAAPAQVMPMQSPSEAATGGSHKPHTDLPAGHVVRAPMVGTYYGSPSPDKPAFVSVGQAVKAGETLGIIEAMKMFNPIEADVSGTVLAIKCESGQPVEFDQPLFVIG